The nucleotide window CACAGAGACATGATTTAGATCCTCTGTTGTAAGCGTTCCATTGTTAGGCCCAGGAAGGCCGTCCGCCTTGACCGTATAGGCATGGATAACCTCGTTCTTGTCACGCCCATCACCATGCGGCCTAACTTTCACTTGGATATCGCCAAGAGAGTCTCCTGTAGCCCAAGTTACTGACTTGGCCTTTGCCTTGAGGTGAAGCCGTACCGCCGTTGCATCTATTGGAACCCCATAAGTTTGGAGATTCTCGGTCACCATCCATCCGGGGGCCGGCGGAGGCTCAGCATCATATCCCCATTGCAGCCAATCTACGTAGTTGCCGGCACTGTTAAGCTGCCGCAAAAGAACGGCGGTTTCTCCAGCTTCTGCCGCGTAATATCTACCGTATTCAACGAAGCCCTCAGGCGGAGGTGCGTCGCATGCGAAAACAGAAAGTACCGCCACCGTGGCCAAAATGCGGGAATAAAACATTACGAGTTTGAAACAGCTATTCTCGAAATCAGCGGCCTGATGCGGTTAGACCCAAACATCAAGAATGGCAAAACCCCCATCACAAGGACAGAATACCCGAATAAGCCGCCAATCATTGCAAATCCGATGGACAGATGGACGAGGTTTTGCGCAGGCGATGATGTCCGCATCATGTGAACGGGTCGCCAGCCATAGCCTCGAGCAACCACCGCTGCTACGACAACTCCAATCCACCAGTATTGAAGAGCCGATCCCAACATCCCTCCGGAGGCAGGGACGTCATCTTGTTCCACCAGCGTACCCAGCCCAAAGGACTTGGCAATGTCACCACCTGCCCCATGGTCGAGCATGCGGATAACCGCAGCTTCATCGCCGCCATAAAATGCAAGGTTCTTGCCAAGCCCAATTAAAGCATAGCCAACAAACATCGCCAGGGTGAGGGCAATAGAAACGGCTGCAATTGGGTTGTTCTTGAGAAGTTTGGCCTCCATCAACAAGGCGACCAAGATGATACCTGCTGAAAGCGCCATTGCGGCCAGTAGTGTGCCGGAACTTACCCCCGCCAGAAGACATCCGAGTATTACCGAGATGGTGTGGACGGACTTCCATTCTCTCCGCGTGAACCAGTCGGCTCCAGCGAAAATTATCAGCAAATAGCCATAGAAAGCCAACAGCAGGCGTCCGTTCATCAACATGGACATTGCGAACATGCAGAAGACCACGGTGTCTCGGCGCCACACGTAACCCTTTGGGCCCCATACGTCGATACTAATGCGTGCGACAAGCATGCTCATGAAGAGCAGAACTAGGACGCATGCACAACTGAATACAAGGTCGGGGGGGGAGTTTGTGAACTCGGCCACAGCGAATATCGGGTAGTAGACCAGGTAGCGAAGTCCATGCGGGTGTCCACTGAGCAGCGCCCCAAGGGGATCGTGCCCAGCCGACTGCCACATGTGCCATGCCTGAGAATTGAGCGAGAACGTTTTCCACCCGACTAATACCGTCAGCAAGAGCGACAAAGTTGCACAGATGGCCACAAGGCCGAGTCGTTCAATCTTCATGGGGCCGCCGCTGATCGGTTGTGTGGCCCTGTTAGCGCCTACACGGTCGTGATGCAATCGAGTCTGCGCAGCCAACGTGCCGCTGATCATTCGGTGTTGCCACCGTGCACTGCCGTTGGCGCCGCTGTGGCGGCAAAGAACTCCGTGAGGTTGAAGCGGCTGACAATACCAAGCCAATTGCTGCGGCACTTGGCGAGCGTCAGGGGAGAACGAAGCTTGGAGTTGCTCCTGAGGGACATTCGTCGCAAATCCAGACGGCCTCACAGGTCACCTATTGACCAAAGTTGCCAATCATGACAGGCGACCTCATCGACTGTCCAGACCGGTGATCTGTCACTCATGATACGTGAACTCGCGGCCCGCATCCTCAGCATTCCCCGGCGATGGAAACGTGTCGTCCTCGTTACCACTGATACATTTATTCTTGTCCTTGCAGCCTGGGCCAGCTTGGCGATCCGGCTCGACACATTTGGCCTGCCCGGAACCGCGGATGAATGGTTCGCCATCATCTCCGCGCCAGTCGTGGCGATCCCTATCTTTGCGGGCTTGGGTCTCTACCGTCCGGTTGTGCGCTACCTTCCAGAACGGGCCATGTGGACGATCTTCCAAGCTACCGCCCTGTCTGTGATGGCTTGGGTGCTCGTGGCCTTTATGGCACAGCTGTTGTGGCGCGGCTGGTTGCCACGATCTGTTCCGATCATCTTCTTCGCGATTGCTTGCATGCTGCTGATCGGCAGCCGGTTTATGGCCAAGTGGTTGATTTCACACCTGGGTCGAGACGTTCTTGTTCAGCGTCCATCGGTCGTCATCTATGGCGCAGGCGCCGCCGGAACGCAGTTGGCTCAATCCCTGAAGATTACGCACGACGTGGTCGCGTTCGTTGACGACGATCCTGCACTGCATCGACGCGAAGTCGCGAACGTTCGGGTACATCCGCCCAGTGCCCTCCCAGCACTACTGGACAATTACGCTGTCCAGCAGATCATATTGTCCATGCCATCAATTTCCGCAGACCGTCGGAAGGCCGTCGTTGCGGATGTGTCCCGTTACGGCGTGAAGGTCCAGTCGCTACCCGACATTTCGGACCTGGTAAGGGGAAAATATCTCGTCAGCCAAGTGCGTGAGATCGAAATCGATGACCTCTTGGGGCGTTCCACGGTACCGCCTGACCTTGACCTTATTCGACAAATGGTCGCCGGTAAAACCATCATGGTAACCGGGGCTGGAGGTTCGATCGGGTCTGAGCTTTGCAGGAAGATCTCACAATGGCGACCACAGCGCTTGGTCTTGTTCGAGGCCAATGAGTTTGCGCTCTACAAGATTGACCGTGAGCTAGCCGGGAGCGGGGACGCGGTTGTCGTGCCGGTCCTTGGTTCTGTCACAGATGAAGCGCTGGTTCGTCGCACGATGGGACACTACGCGGTGGACGCGGTCTTCCATGCGGCCGCACACAAGCATGTTCCTCTGGTCGAGGCCAATGCACTTGAGGGTATCGAGAACAACGTTTTCGGCACCAAGACAGTGGTAGACGTGGCGTTTGCTCTCGGGGTGAAGAACTTCGTACTCATTTCGACCGACAAGGCCGTTCGCCCGACTAACGTGATGGGCGCCACCAAACGCTGGGCCGAGCTCATTGTGCGCGAGAAGGCCGTCGAAGCTGCGGTGGCGAACACCGGGCAGAAATTCTGCGCCGTGCGCTTTGGCAATGTCTTGGGGTCGAACGGTTCCGTTGTGCCCTTGTTTAAGGAGCAGATCGCTCACGGGGGACCCATCACGCTGACCGATCCGGCCATGACGCGTTATTTCATGTCTATCAAGGAGGCCGCTGAACTGATCGTTCAGGCTGGTGCGCTCTCGAGGGGCGGCGATGTGTTCCTGCTAGACATGGGTGAGCCTATGCTGATTTCGGACTTGGCGGAAAACATGGTCCGATTGGCTGGCTTGTCTGTGAGGAATGCCGAAAATCCGCATGGTGACATCGAGATCGTGGCGGTTGGCAAGCGGCCCGGAGAGAAGCTCTATGAGGAGCTGTTCTACGACGATGCGGCGGCCGAGCGGACCAGGCACCCCAAAATCCTCCGGGCTGCGGCGGCTCTGGACGATCTGCAAATGCGGCGTAAGCTTGACGTGTTACGCTCGGCTCTGCACGCCGCAGACGAGTCGCTGGCACGCAGCATTCTGTTTGGCCTAGTCGTCGAGTCGGATGTCAACGACGCCGGACGCCCAGGCAAGGCGACTGCGGGATAGTGTGCCGGAGCAGCCCTGCGATAGCGGGCTCCCCCTCGTCTGAGGAAGACGTCGATATGCGATTAATTTTCATCACTAATGTGCCCGAATTGGCTGCATACGTGTCCGACCGCGGGGTTGAGCGGGTGATGGTCGATCTCGAATTGCTCGGCAAGGTCGAGAGGCAGGGACACCTGTCCACCGTAATCAGCCGCCACACATTTGATGATGTTGCACGGATTCGCAGAGCCATTCCCAACAAGAATTTGATGGTCCGCCTCAACCCTCTGAACGTCGCTAGCCGTGACGAGGTCGAGCGCGCGATCGATCTTGGGGCAGATGTTCTGATGCTTCCTATGTTCCGTTCGGCACAGGAGGTTGAGCAGTTCTGCGCCCTTGTTGACGGCAGGGTCCGGATCTGCCTGCTTCTTGAAACCGCCGGGGCGGCCACCAATGTCGCCGATATCGTTCGCGTCCAGGGTGTGCATGAGGTCCATATCGGCCTCAATGACCTGCATCTGGATCTAGGACGCACGTTCATGTTCGAACCTCTTGCGGATGGCCTCGTCGACCAACTTGCAGGTGCGGTCACCGGCGCTGGTCTTGCCTTGGGCGTTGGCGGTCTGGCGCGGTCCGGCGAAGGGCTCCTGCCTGCCGAAATGCTTGTTGCCGAACACGTGCGCCTCGGATCGACAGGGGCAATTCTCTCACGCACATTCCACCGGAACCGACTTACGGTTCAAGACCTCGAAGCCGAGATGGATTTTGCGTCCGAAGTGGCCAAGCTGCAGGACGCCTATCGCGCATTCGGGCAGTCCTCGCCAGACGAGCTTCGGGCCATCCATCACGAAGTGGCCTTGCGCGTCGCAGGTATCGTGCGCGATAAATCGGCGGGTGGCCGGGCGTCGTGAAGAGCCTCGTCTCCGCAAGCGTGGTGCTAAGCCTGACGCTGCTCTTGGGGCGGTTGTCTGGTTTCGTGCGCGAGATTCAATTGGGTGCCACATTTGGCCTGTCTCGCGAAGGCGACTTCGCGATTGTCATGTTGACCACCCCGGACTTGCTCGTCAATCTCCTGCTGGCCGGCGGACTTAGCGCAGCGCTCGTTCCTGAATTCGCCCGTCTCGATGCATGCGGACGAGCACGTGTCTTCGGGGTAATAAGCCTTCTGGTGCTGGCCCTCTTCGGGACGATCGGGATCGTGCTTGCGTTCTTTCCTGCGTTGCTGCTCTTGGCCTTTGCTCCCGGCTATGCCGGCACGCCGCCGAGTGCCTACGCGCTGCCTTATGCCATAGCGGCCATAGCCATTCCGTTGGCGGGCCTCACAGGCGTCACTTCGGCACTTCTCAATTCGCAGCATCGTTTTTTTGTTGCGGGCACCGGGACCTTAGTCTTCAATTTGACCATCATCCTGGTGCTCTTTTTGGTACCCTCGGGGTCGCAATCCTTGCTCGTCCTCGCCATCGGACTGGCCCTTGCGGCCTCTCTGCGTTACATCAGCCAAGTGATCGCGGCCCTGCCGCATACAAACTGGGCTGCCGCCCCCGATCGTGACACCGACTACCACCGACTGGCATTTCGCTTCATCCAGGCTCTTGGCGCTGCCACAATTGTTCTGTTTATCCCAGTCATCCTAAGGGCCCTCATATCGCTGAATGGCGAAGGCAACATTGCTGCCTTCAACTTCGCTACCAAGCTGGTGGAGCTCCCCCTTGGCATAGCCATCACAACGATCAGCACCGTGGCTTTCCCGGCATTGAGCAGGGCCTTCGGTGCCAATGATGGACCCGAGCAATTGCGCATTTATGAGAGTGGCGTACAGCGCGCACTGCTTCTGGCACTTTGCATCACCATCCCCGGTATCTGGTTCTCCTACCCGCTGGTCGAACTGGTTTTTGGCCGGGGACGCATCGGTCTCTCTGATCTGGCCCTGATCAGCGACTTGGCCCGCTTGGGCTTCCTGACCTTGCCATTCATCGCGGTCAGTTCGATGGCTACGACGCTTCTCAATGCACGGGGGCAAACTGGCCGGCTGTTCAAGGTGACCCTTGTTAGTGTGTGTGTCGTTCCGCTGGCCGCTTTGCCCGGCCTATGGAACGCGGACGCGCGCTTGGTCATGGCGGCACTACCGGTTTTCCACTTCGTGTATGCGATTGCGCTGGTGCTGACGGCTCAGCAGCCGGTCTTTGCCGGCTGGTATGGGGCCTGGAGAGGCCTCTTCCGCCCAGCGCTCGCCGCTGTAGCTGCGACTGCCTTTTGTGCAATACTTGCCAGCGTCACCGGAACGGATTCTGCTATTGTCGGCGCGAGCCTAGCCTTGGCCGCGATGCTCGTGGCCGTGGTGGCATCTGACGGCAATCCTCTGCGAAAGAGGACCCTATAGGACTGCCATGCTGAAACGAGGCTTTGATATCCTGAGCGCTGCGTCTGTCCTGATCGTCAGTTCGCCGGTCTGGTTGGTAATTGCCCTTCTGATCAAGGCCCACGATAGCGGCCCGGTCTTCTACCGGCAGGTTCGCACAGGCCTGGGTGGGCGCGCATTCGGCATGCTGAAGTTCCGCTCGATGGTGCAGAATGCGGACAAGATTGGCGGCTACACGACCGCGGACAACGACTCTCGCATTACGCCAATTGGAAGATTTATCCGCCGCACCAGCCTTGATGAACTACCCCAGCTTTTCAATGTTCTGCGTGGCGACATGAGCGTCGTGGGACCCCGTCCCGATGTGCCTGAGCAGCGCTCTCTTTATAGCGCTGAAGAGTTTGAAAAGCGCAATCGCGTTCGTCCCGGCATTACCGGTCTGGCCCAAGCGACCATGCGATCCACCGCGACACGCGAAGAACGGAAGCGCCTCGATCTGGAATATGTTGATCAAGCAAGCTTTCTCCTCGACATGAAAATACTGGCGCTGACGATCCGTCAGGTTTTGACAAAAGGTGGCAATTAGCGATGTGCGGCATATTCGGCTATTTTGACCGGCAGGGACGGGGGCTGTCCGAGCAGACCCTTGCGGCCATGGCCAGCTCAATCCAGCATCGCGGCCCGGACGGGCAAGGTGTCTTTGCGGAACCCGGCATCGCCCTGGGCAATCAGCGCCTGTCTATCATTGATGTTGACGGGGGAAGCCAACCGTTTATCTCCGACGACGGCAATATCGTCGTCGTACAGAACGGCGAGATATTCAACCACGTCGAACTGGCTGCGGAACTAAAAGGCACGCGCTTTGCCTGCCGCACCCACTCGGATACCGAAGTGCTGTTGCGCCTTTATGAACGCGACGGTATCGACTTCGTGCCGCGCCTCAACGGCATGTTCGCGATTGCTATATTCGACCGGCGCACGCAGAGCGTCTATCTCATTCGCGACCGCATTGGCGTAAAGCCGCTTTACATTTTTGATGATGGCGGCCGAGCGGTGTTCGGCTCAGAAATCAAGGCCATTCTTCCTGCCACCGGCAGCCTGCAGATGGACGAGGAGGCACTGTATCACTTCCTAACCTACAACTACGTGCCGCGTCCTTTCACCATGTTCAGCGGGGTCCGGCATGTGTTGCCAGGCCACTGGTTGAAGATCGACCGCGCCGGAACTCAGCAGTTCCGTTGGTGGGACTTGGCATCATTGGAGCCGGTGGAGCAGAGCGAGGCGGCCTGGATCGAAGAGATCAATGCTACGCTGGAGGACGCGGTGCGCATCAGGTTACGCGCCGATGTGCCCTTCGGTGCCTTCCTCTCCGGCGGGGTGGATTCATCCACCGTCGTCGGACTAATGTCCCGGCACATGGCCAGCCCGGTGAAGACCTTCTCCATCGGATTTGACGATCCGCGCTACGACGAAACCGCTTTTGCTCAGGAAGCGGCGGACATGTTTGGCACCGAGCACACTTCGCAGAGAGTTGCGCCGAACATGCTCGATCTCTGGCCTATGGCCACCTATCATTGCGACCAACCGCATGGTGACGTATCCTTCTTGCCGACTTTCAAGGTTTCGGAAATGGCCGCCAAGCACGTGAAGATGGTGCTGACCGGAGACGGTGGTGACGAATTGTTCGCCGGCTACGATAAGTACAAGAACTTCTTTACGCCAGCTGTCGAAGGGCTTGATGAGGCCGCATTCCGCGCTGCCTACTATCGCAACATCAGCCTGTTCCAGGATGAACAGAAGGCACGGCTTCTTGAAAACGCCGACGGGGAAGGGCAGAACTCCTTTGCTCTCGTGTCCGAGCTCTTCGATCGCGTTCCACATTGGGACCGCGTCAACCAGGCGCTCTACATCGACATGGAGCTGCTTCTCTCTGGCAACAACCTAGTTAAACCAGATCGCATGGGTATGGCGGTTTCGCTTGAGGCGCGCACGCCCTTCCTGGATTATCGCATGATGGAACTGGCCTTCCGTATGCCTGGCAACATGAAGCTGCGCGACGGCGTGACCAAATATGTCCTGAAGAAGGCCGTATCGCCGATGATCGGGCACAACCTTGCCTATCGCGAAAAGCAGATGTTTACTGTGCCGGTGGGTGGCTGGTTCCGTAACGAGCTGCGTGAGTACTGTCGGCAAATGCTGGGTGGCCAGTCCTTCGGGCGCCGCACCGGTCTGTTCACAGACGAAGTATCAGTGCTGCTG belongs to Devosia sp. XK-2 and includes:
- a CDS encoding nucleoside-diphosphate sugar epimerase/dehydratase codes for the protein MIRELAARILSIPRRWKRVVLVTTDTFILVLAAWASLAIRLDTFGLPGTADEWFAIISAPVVAIPIFAGLGLYRPVVRYLPERAMWTIFQATALSVMAWVLVAFMAQLLWRGWLPRSVPIIFFAIACMLLIGSRFMAKWLISHLGRDVLVQRPSVVIYGAGAAGTQLAQSLKITHDVVAFVDDDPALHRREVANVRVHPPSALPALLDNYAVQQIILSMPSISADRRKAVVADVSRYGVKVQSLPDISDLVRGKYLVSQVREIEIDDLLGRSTVPPDLDLIRQMVAGKTIMVTGAGGSIGSELCRKISQWRPQRLVLFEANEFALYKIDRELAGSGDAVVVPVLGSVTDEALVRRTMGHYAVDAVFHAAAHKHVPLVEANALEGIENNVFGTKTVVDVAFALGVKNFVLISTDKAVRPTNVMGATKRWAELIVREKAVEAAVANTGQKFCAVRFGNVLGSNGSVVPLFKEQIAHGGPITLTDPAMTRYFMSIKEAAELIVQAGALSRGGDVFLLDMGEPMLISDLAENMVRLAGLSVRNAENPHGDIEIVAVGKRPGEKLYEELFYDDAAAERTRHPKILRAAAALDDLQMRRKLDVLRSALHAADESLARSILFGLVVESDVNDAGRPGKATAG
- a CDS encoding lipid II flippase MurJ — translated: MKSLVSASVVLSLTLLLGRLSGFVREIQLGATFGLSREGDFAIVMLTTPDLLVNLLLAGGLSAALVPEFARLDACGRARVFGVISLLVLALFGTIGIVLAFFPALLLLAFAPGYAGTPPSAYALPYAIAAIAIPLAGLTGVTSALLNSQHRFFVAGTGTLVFNLTIILVLFLVPSGSQSLLVLAIGLALAASLRYISQVIAALPHTNWAAAPDRDTDYHRLAFRFIQALGAATIVLFIPVILRALISLNGEGNIAAFNFATKLVELPLGIAITTISTVAFPALSRAFGANDGPEQLRIYESGVQRALLLALCITIPGIWFSYPLVELVFGRGRIGLSDLALISDLARLGFLTLPFIAVSSMATTLLNARGQTGRLFKVTLVSVCVVPLAALPGLWNADARLVMAALPVFHFVYAIALVLTAQQPVFAGWYGAWRGLFRPALAAVAATAFCAILASVTGTDSAIVGASLALAAMLVAVVASDGNPLRKRTL
- a CDS encoding sugar transferase; amino-acid sequence: MLKRGFDILSAASVLIVSSPVWLVIALLIKAHDSGPVFYRQVRTGLGGRAFGMLKFRSMVQNADKIGGYTTADNDSRITPIGRFIRRTSLDELPQLFNVLRGDMSVVGPRPDVPEQRSLYSAEEFEKRNRVRPGITGLAQATMRSTATREERKRLDLEYVDQASFLLDMKILALTIRQVLTKGGN
- the asnB gene encoding asparagine synthase (glutamine-hydrolyzing) — its product is MCGIFGYFDRQGRGLSEQTLAAMASSIQHRGPDGQGVFAEPGIALGNQRLSIIDVDGGSQPFISDDGNIVVVQNGEIFNHVELAAELKGTRFACRTHSDTEVLLRLYERDGIDFVPRLNGMFAIAIFDRRTQSVYLIRDRIGVKPLYIFDDGGRAVFGSEIKAILPATGSLQMDEEALYHFLTYNYVPRPFTMFSGVRHVLPGHWLKIDRAGTQQFRWWDLASLEPVEQSEAAWIEEINATLEDAVRIRLRADVPFGAFLSGGVDSSTVVGLMSRHMASPVKTFSIGFDDPRYDETAFAQEAADMFGTEHTSQRVAPNMLDLWPMATYHCDQPHGDVSFLPTFKVSEMAAKHVKMVLTGDGGDELFAGYDKYKNFFTPAVEGLDEAAFRAAYYRNISLFQDEQKARLLENADGEGQNSFALVSELFDRVPHWDRVNQALYIDMELLLSGNNLVKPDRMGMAVSLEARTPFLDYRMMELAFRMPGNMKLRDGVTKYVLKKAVSPMIGHNLAYREKQMFTVPVGGWFRNELREYCRQMLGGQSFGRRTGLFTDEVSVLLENHIQGSQNNTREIRALIAIEHWAKAFSA